In Spirobacillus cienkowskii, a genomic segment contains:
- the mreC gene encoding rod shape-determining protein MreC gives MLQFRRYGFWLVAIFALVFSMYFFSSAHPTKKELSILEKIAYNLSKPVEAVFLTTTHFLYSTYHSYIDLKDAQKEVDILRKENAELIVKIKTFDDIITENNRLRQLLNLTEKTSVKFLTCEVTSSDPSFVYKNVRINQGSKNGLQPGMGVVAEDGVIGVIMRVSSDYSDVLLLIDPNSNLDVIVARNRRRGVLQGSMAESMRFKYLERGSSILVGDEIVTSGLTGAFPSGILVGKVTDIRLSADGVTETIEVKPAVNFSDISEALILLNPNREVDVIRKVGGVDWMKKLLEANVEKTGG, from the coding sequence ATGCTACAATTCAGAAGATATGGGTTTTGGCTTGTTGCAATCTTTGCGTTAGTTTTTTCGATGTACTTTTTTTCATCTGCGCATCCCACAAAAAAAGAATTAAGCATTCTCGAAAAAATTGCTTACAATTTAAGTAAACCAGTAGAAGCTGTTTTTTTAACTACAACTCATTTTTTATATTCAACATACCATTCTTATATTGATTTAAAAGATGCACAAAAAGAAGTTGATATTTTACGTAAAGAAAATGCAGAATTAATAGTTAAAATTAAAACATTTGATGATATTATTACAGAAAATAATCGATTAAGACAATTGCTAAATTTAACAGAAAAAACGTCTGTTAAATTTTTAACCTGCGAAGTGACCAGTTCTGATCCTTCATTTGTTTATAAAAATGTTAGAATAAATCAGGGTTCAAAAAATGGTTTGCAGCCAGGTATGGGCGTTGTTGCTGAGGATGGTGTTATTGGGGTGATTATGCGTGTATCTTCTGACTATTCTGATGTATTATTGCTCATTGATCCAAATAGTAACTTAGACGTCATTGTCGCTAGAAATAGAAGACGCGGCGTCTTGCAAGGGAGTATGGCCGAATCAATGAGATTTAAATATCTTGAAAGAGGCAGTAGCATTCTTGTTGGTGACGAAATTGTAACTAGTGGCTTAACCGGCGCGTTTCCAAGCGGAATTTTGGTTGGTAAGGTAACTGATATTCGATTAAGTGCAGATGGTGTAACAGAAACAATTGAGGTAAAACCTGCAGTAAATTTTAGTGATATTTCAGAGGCATTGATTTTATTAAATCCAAATCGTGAAGTTGATGTCATTCGAAAAGTGGGTGGCGTTGATTGGATGAAAAAACTTCTTGAGGCAAATGTGGAGAAAACAGGTGGGTAA
- a CDS encoding M1 family metallopeptidase, with amino-acid sequence MIIGSYLEKKLNFRINDNNKNTGFLNFPANGLTKKNYSPSYQFEQKHLYLKIDFDFEKNCLDGECFIIFQQKAHQVSNIILNSYELEIQSVAYYKFSLQPTNFPEFNEIQNLKFRHCDFEFDNQNLLVSLPHQELNNEFVILKIKYKKSNPRAGVYFVHKHEKSHADYDCIWTQGQDCDSPYWFPCQDDTRLKFTSDLIFSFPKSWNGISNGIKIFEDIKNSKKIQHWKMNKPHSPYLVAFVAGNMSISYDTWRNKEISLLLPKTYKELTQEILELTKKMLEFYSNYWNFEFPWEKYGQAFVADFLYGGMENTSITINTDEVLGPKNFLHGNERRVSLIMHEMAHQWFGDLLTCKTWAEGWLNEGFATHSEMLWDEYQNGKISGIFYAREDYLKNYLSESKSYLRSIVCNVYEFPSEIFDSHLYEKAALVLNYIRDLLGEKDFCKSVNYYLNTHAFKAVETKDLLNAITETTGVNLQWCFDNFIYRAGHPELDVTIDYNFEEPNFINISINQKQTINNEFPFFYFEAYLYIKYNNDSFEEIKIVIDEKLKKIIIPLKNKISYCIFDPRSALPADVNQKLPEKFIKEIFKSHDQNLSYFKYVATNSICKYYNTEENYQLILSWLKQEKIHRVRSATYSLLAELAPLHAKHVFLHIEEQHPLAKPSFLNSFAEILHEEPLNTYELFYNIANNENEPLSTRDAAVRSILTLSKKYSLLRTESAKQKTLAWCFNFLKKPSYNGILENAALALIGEFADPQHISILITHSERIQQHWRINSGALLALAKISAKFSTYRSEIRPTLLKFTETLFPIRVSAALPEIWSQTKDTAYENAYQKFINRKNYGILSMLIPRARRARSRYLKSLEDNQINEKLVEIKELKEKINSIEQDLQELKTLLVKKKKKK; translated from the coding sequence ATGATCATAGGTTCTTACCTCGAAAAAAAGCTAAATTTTAGAATAAACGACAACAATAAAAATACAGGTTTTTTAAATTTTCCAGCAAATGGTTTAACTAAAAAAAATTATAGTCCTTCATACCAATTTGAACAAAAACATTTGTACCTAAAAATTGATTTTGATTTTGAGAAAAATTGTTTAGATGGAGAATGTTTTATTATTTTTCAACAAAAAGCGCATCAAGTATCAAATATAATTCTAAATTCATATGAACTTGAAATACAATCTGTTGCGTATTATAAATTTTCTTTGCAACCAACAAATTTTCCAGAGTTTAATGAAATTCAGAATCTTAAATTTCGTCACTGTGATTTTGAATTTGACAATCAAAATTTATTAGTTTCTTTACCACATCAAGAATTAAATAATGAATTTGTTATCCTAAAAATTAAATATAAAAAAAGCAATCCACGAGCAGGTGTTTATTTTGTGCATAAACATGAAAAAAGTCATGCTGATTATGATTGCATTTGGACTCAAGGCCAAGACTGCGATTCTCCTTATTGGTTTCCTTGCCAAGATGATACAAGACTTAAATTTACATCAGATTTAATCTTTAGTTTCCCTAAAAGTTGGAATGGAATATCTAATGGAATTAAAATTTTTGAAGATATAAAAAATTCTAAAAAAATACAGCATTGGAAAATGAACAAACCACATTCTCCATATTTGGTTGCATTTGTAGCTGGAAATATGTCTATTTCTTATGACACATGGAGAAATAAAGAAATTTCTCTGCTACTTCCAAAAACATACAAAGAGTTAACTCAAGAAATATTAGAACTTACAAAGAAAATGTTAGAGTTTTATTCTAATTATTGGAATTTTGAGTTTCCTTGGGAAAAATATGGACAAGCTTTTGTTGCCGATTTTTTGTATGGAGGAATGGAAAATACCTCTATTACTATTAATACCGACGAAGTTTTAGGTCCAAAAAATTTTTTACACGGTAATGAAAGAAGAGTCAGCCTAATTATGCATGAAATGGCGCACCAATGGTTTGGTGACTTGTTAACTTGCAAAACGTGGGCAGAAGGATGGCTCAATGAAGGATTTGCCACCCATAGCGAAATGCTTTGGGATGAATATCAAAACGGCAAGATAAGTGGCATCTTTTATGCTCGTGAAGATTATCTAAAAAACTATCTTTCTGAATCAAAATCATATTTACGTTCTATTGTTTGTAACGTATATGAATTTCCATCAGAAATATTTGATTCACACCTTTATGAAAAAGCAGCATTGGTATTAAATTATATTAGAGATTTATTAGGTGAAAAAGATTTTTGTAAATCTGTTAATTATTATTTAAATACACATGCTTTTAAAGCTGTAGAAACTAAAGATCTTCTAAATGCAATAACAGAAACAACTGGAGTCAATTTACAATGGTGTTTTGATAATTTTATTTACAGAGCAGGCCATCCAGAATTAGACGTCACAATAGATTATAATTTTGAGGAACCTAATTTTATCAATATTTCAATTAATCAAAAGCAAACCATAAATAATGAATTTCCCTTCTTTTATTTTGAAGCCTATCTTTATATAAAATATAACAATGATTCCTTTGAAGAAATTAAAATTGTAATTGATGAAAAGTTAAAAAAAATAATTATTCCTCTAAAAAATAAAATTTCATATTGTATTTTTGATCCTCGCTCTGCATTACCTGCTGATGTAAATCAAAAACTTCCAGAAAAATTTATCAAAGAAATTTTTAAGTCTCATGATCAAAATTTATCTTATTTTAAATATGTGGCAACAAACTCGATTTGCAAATATTATAATACCGAAGAAAATTACCAACTTATTTTATCTTGGCTAAAACAAGAAAAAATACATCGCGTACGCAGCGCCACGTATTCTTTGCTTGCAGAACTTGCTCCATTGCATGCAAAACATGTTTTTTTACATATTGAAGAGCAACATCCACTTGCAAAGCCAAGCTTCTTAAATAGTTTTGCAGAAATTCTCCATGAAGAACCTTTAAATACTTACGAATTATTTTATAATATTGCAAACAATGAAAATGAGCCTTTAAGCACTCGAGATGCTGCAGTCCGCAGTATTCTTACACTTTCAAAAAAATATAGCTTGCTTAGAACTGAGAGTGCAAAACAAAAAACTCTTGCTTGGTGTTTTAATTTTTTAAAAAAACCTTCTTATAATGGAATTCTCGAAAACGCAGCACTGGCATTAATTGGCGAATTTGCAGATCCACAACATATTTCTATTCTCATTACGCATTCAGAACGCATCCAACAGCACTGGCGTATTAATTCGGGAGCGTTGCTTGCCCTTGCAAAAATTTCTGCAAAATTTTCAACCTATCGCTCAGAAATAAGGCCAACCCTACTGAAATTTACAGAAACATTATTTCCAATTCGAGTTTCTGCAGCATTACCAGAAATCTGGAGTCAAACTAAAGATACCGCCTACGAAAACGCCTATCAAAAATTTATCAATCGAAAAAACTACGGAATTTTATCAATGCTGATCCCTCGTGCACGTCGGGCACGCAGCCGCTATCTAAAAAGCCTAGAAGACAATCAGATCAATGAAAAGTTAGTTGAAATTAAAGAATTAAAAGAAAAAATCAATTCTATTGAACAAGATCTTCAAGAGTTAAAAACTTTACTTGTAAAGAAAAAAAAGAAAAAGTAA
- a CDS encoding peptidylprolyl isomerase, whose amino-acid sequence MRLVSKIFSSVSPKSLILGFLIVMACIAFIFTGFGSLNPGSLFGLDPNTAVQVGSEKIDMQQFSEAISSAKGSKDISQEELRLIAQKVMQEMIKNKIMVEQSLKIGWKTDNPEIASYIKAIPLFHDPVTNQFDIKIFKDFLSKRNLSELNFYNMLKERLDMQKFINLTYLPVVLPQELLKTQYFMQNTQFNYQYALVSIPEDVLKTKIATQAQNYAEDKNNELNLKNLYENTKNQFNKKPQTKVMSILISYKTAQRAQGEALNRTQEEAKSVINTMLNQIKSGTDFANLAGKTNDDPAAKNNKGNIGFVDETNIDPASLYAVSTLSAEKPLSEIAETPFGFRIFKFVEGIPGVTKKFEDVKIQLAEKILGEQIKQKLDAELQQDISSAIVAKNISKLSSILSENKISWQYATKLYKISDPYINELGIANKLAPLIFSLKKPGDIIPQVVDFGTKKAIIKLVSKTPPTTNTMQFETVKKDTTNTLNEEFVSALEQKLAKSYENNGKIKINPVILK is encoded by the coding sequence GTGCGACTCGTTAGCAAAATTTTTTCATCTGTAAGTCCGAAATCACTCATACTCGGTTTCCTAATTGTTATGGCATGCATCGCCTTTATCTTTACAGGTTTTGGCAGTTTAAACCCTGGCAGTTTATTTGGTCTCGATCCCAACACGGCTGTTCAAGTCGGTTCTGAAAAAATTGACATGCAGCAATTTTCTGAGGCAATTTCTTCTGCAAAAGGCTCAAAAGACATATCTCAAGAAGAATTAAGGTTAATAGCTCAAAAAGTCATGCAAGAGATGATAAAAAACAAAATCATGGTTGAACAATCTCTCAAAATTGGCTGGAAAACAGACAACCCTGAAATTGCCTCTTACATTAAAGCAATTCCATTATTTCATGACCCTGTTACAAATCAGTTTGATATCAAAATATTTAAAGATTTTCTTAGTAAACGTAATTTATCAGAATTAAATTTTTACAATATGCTAAAAGAACGCCTGGATATGCAAAAATTTATCAACCTTACGTATCTTCCTGTCGTGTTGCCACAAGAACTGCTGAAAACACAATATTTTATGCAAAACACGCAATTTAACTATCAATATGCTTTAGTATCCATTCCTGAAGACGTGTTAAAAACTAAAATTGCAACGCAAGCACAAAATTATGCCGAAGATAAAAACAATGAATTAAACTTAAAAAATCTCTACGAAAATACAAAAAATCAATTTAACAAAAAGCCGCAAACCAAAGTTATGTCAATTTTAATTTCTTACAAAACTGCGCAAAGAGCACAAGGTGAAGCATTAAATCGTACCCAAGAAGAAGCCAAAAGCGTAATAAATACGATGCTTAACCAAATTAAAAGTGGAACCGATTTTGCAAATTTAGCAGGTAAGACCAATGATGACCCTGCCGCAAAAAATAATAAAGGAAACATAGGTTTTGTTGATGAAACCAATATTGATCCCGCTTCGCTTTACGCTGTGTCTACACTTTCTGCTGAAAAGCCGCTTTCAGAAATTGCTGAAACCCCTTTTGGATTTCGAATTTTTAAATTTGTTGAAGGGATACCAGGTGTGACTAAAAAATTTGAAGACGTAAAAATTCAGTTGGCAGAAAAAATTCTTGGCGAACAAATTAAACAAAAACTGGATGCCGAGCTACAACAAGATATTAGCAGTGCCATTGTTGCAAAAAATATCTCTAAATTAAGCAGCATACTGTCTGAAAATAAAATTTCTTGGCAATATGCCACAAAACTTTATAAAATTTCAGACCCTTACATTAATGAACTTGGCATCGCAAACAAACTTGCTCCTTTAATTTTTTCGCTCAAGAAACCAGGCGATATTATTCCTCAAGTGGTTGATTTTGGCACTAAAAAGGCAATAATCAAGCTCGTTTCAAAAACTCCACCAACAACAAATACAATGCAATTTGAGACTGTAAAAAAGGACACAACAAATACTTTAAATGAAGAATTTGTGTCGGCACTGGAACAAAAGTTAGCAAAAAGTTACGAAAATAATGGTAAAATTAAAATTAATCCAGTTATTCTAAAGTAA
- the rodA gene encoding rod shape-determining protein RodA has translation MVFLSFLKDKFKGTPWGIVLTAYSIIFIGLYNLYSATNAAYTPARFYDQMIFVLLGTLAAIFWGIMLDLKNIERLTILGYVIVCLMLLAVDIFGRSAKGAERWLVLGTIRIQPSEFAKLMIILIVARSFNIMKGFSDFTLTSLWRQIFYVGIPFVLILLQPDLGTASLVLLIASLQISTIKIRGKSLLYVFAITLTLAVIAWNFILYDYQKQRVLTFINPMLDPRGSGYHSIQSMIAVGSGGMWGQGFSQGTQAQLNFLPERHTDFAFSVWAEEHGFLGCLLLIFLFVVLIIQIFQTADRARDSFSALAAVGVGGFFLFHFVINISMVLGVFPVVGVPLTFFSYGGTHMVTALSCIGIVVAIERKRYLSTTSF, from the coding sequence ATGGTCTTTCTCTCTTTTCTTAAAGACAAATTTAAAGGAACTCCTTGGGGAATTGTATTAACAGCCTATTCAATAATCTTTATTGGTCTTTACAATCTTTATAGCGCGACGAATGCCGCATACACTCCGGCTCGATTTTATGATCAAATGATTTTTGTACTTCTTGGAACCTTAGCCGCAATCTTTTGGGGAATCATGCTCGATCTAAAAAATATCGAGAGGCTCACTATTTTAGGTTATGTGATTGTTTGTCTTATGTTGCTTGCAGTGGATATTTTTGGTCGCAGTGCAAAAGGAGCGGAACGTTGGTTGGTATTAGGAACTATTCGTATTCAGCCTAGTGAATTTGCAAAACTCATGATTATCTTAATTGTTGCTCGAAGTTTTAATATCATGAAAGGATTTTCTGATTTTACTTTAACAAGTTTATGGCGACAAATTTTTTATGTTGGAATTCCTTTTGTATTAATATTATTACAACCAGATTTAGGAACAGCAAGTTTAGTACTTTTAATTGCAAGTTTACAAATTTCAACAATTAAAATTCGTGGAAAAAGTTTATTGTATGTATTCGCGATTACTCTGACACTTGCAGTGATTGCTTGGAACTTTATTCTGTATGATTATCAAAAGCAGCGTGTCTTAACCTTTATCAACCCAATGCTCGATCCCCGTGGTTCGGGGTATCACTCAATTCAGAGTATGATTGCAGTGGGAAGTGGCGGGATGTGGGGGCAAGGTTTTTCGCAAGGGACTCAAGCCCAGCTTAATTTTTTGCCAGAACGACACACGGATTTTGCTTTTTCTGTATGGGCTGAAGAGCATGGCTTTCTTGGATGTTTGTTGTTAATATTTCTTTTTGTTGTCCTCATCATTCAAATTTTTCAAACAGCAGATCGTGCGAGGGATTCTTTTTCTGCTTTGGCTGCAGTTGGTGTTGGCGGGTTTTTTCTATTTCATTTTGTTATCAATATTAGTATGGTTCTCGGTGTTTTTCCTGTTGTGGGTGTTCCGCTGACTTTTTTTAGTTATGGAGGCACTCATATGGTAACGGCTTTAAGTTGCATTGGAATTGTTGTTGCCATAGAAAGGAAGAGATATTTGTCTACAACTTCTTTTTAG
- a CDS encoding NADH-quinone oxidoreductase subunit NuoB, with protein sequence MKHHNYGKEYYITTKHKELVAWARKNSLWPYPFGTACCGIELMSVMGPKYDLARFGAEVVRFSPKQANLLIVAGTITEKMGPVIKRIYEQMPEPKWVISMGACASSGGFYRAYHVMQGIDKIIPVDVYIPGCPPTPEAVLDGFMQLQEKIKNEATETATEPEN encoded by the coding sequence ATGAAGCACCATAATTACGGAAAAGAATATTACATTACAACAAAACATAAAGAACTCGTTGCTTGGGCACGAAAAAACTCACTATGGCCTTATCCATTTGGAACCGCATGTTGCGGAATTGAGCTCATGTCTGTTATGGGTCCTAAATACGATTTGGCACGCTTTGGTGCCGAAGTTGTGCGTTTTTCTCCCAAACAAGCCAATCTTTTGATTGTAGCTGGAACTATCACAGAAAAAATGGGACCAGTGATTAAAAGAATTTATGAGCAGATGCCTGAACCAAAATGGGTCATTTCAATGGGAGCTTGCGCATCGTCTGGAGGATTTTATAGAGCCTATCATGTGATGCAAGGAATTGATAAAATCATTCCCGTTGATGTTTATATTCCTGGTTGTCCTCCAACTCCCGAAGCGGTACTCGATGGCTTTATGCAACTTCAAGAAAAAATAAAAAATGAAGCCACCGAAACTGCAACAGAGCCGGAAAATTGA
- the mrdA gene encoding penicillin-binding protein 2 — translation MLDNRSKQESVSDPNRRNIIITCFLGVSAAITARLWYLQIIKGSDFSVASARNRVREITRPAPRGLIYDRYSKILLSNRLFFDLIVIPQYLQNRPKTLAIVSDLFHIPLDQIERKLSESQSNPKFVPVRIKRNLSLHEVATLESNKFFLPGVDVDSAPRRDYLGNESAHLFGYLGEVTSKELDILNSQVSNYQYRVGSIIGKTGIERKYERYLRGGEGREALLVDALGRLQADSSLEISMNLSRPTQRGNDVHLTIDSDLQNVASEAFRNKNGAVCAMDPNNGDILVYLSNPNYKLSIYQDGLTMEDWQTLRSNPFKPLLDKVTGGAYPPGSTYKIIVAIAALEEGVVTPDRKFNCPGYFVLGNGRWKCWKHTGHGPVNLSSALELSCDVYFYNIGNLIGIDRISKWGRLFGLGERTGLDLNMELPGISPSTEWKLRSKGLPWLSGDTINASIGQGFNLCTPIQILNAFAAVGNGGTLFKPRFLKKIVDSKGKTIFEEKQNVIRKIKLNPANLAIVKKGLQDVVEGTNGTAKRAKVEGFTVSGKTGTAQTSALKFTKGVSQDDVAFKALDHAWFAAYSPSDTPEIVVVVFSEYDGGGGGANAAPIAQQIIEAYWRKKHPEKFTKASKNISVSSRSNENQREQININDDDVTIKKERNDQSNFNVPENMR, via the coding sequence ATGCTTGATAATAGGTCTAAACAAGAATCCGTCTCAGATCCAAACAGAAGAAATATTATTATTACTTGTTTTTTAGGAGTTTCTGCTGCAATTACAGCTAGACTTTGGTATTTACAAATTATAAAAGGTTCAGATTTTTCTGTTGCATCAGCAAGAAATCGAGTTCGAGAAATTACAAGACCTGCTCCACGTGGTTTGATTTACGATCGATATAGTAAAATATTGCTTTCTAATCGTTTATTTTTTGATTTAATAGTCATTCCTCAGTATTTGCAAAATAGACCTAAAACCTTAGCAATTGTCTCTGATCTTTTTCATATCCCCCTTGATCAAATTGAACGAAAGCTGAGCGAGTCACAATCAAATCCTAAGTTTGTGCCAGTTAGAATTAAAAGAAATTTATCGTTGCATGAAGTGGCAACATTGGAGTCAAATAAATTCTTTTTGCCTGGGGTTGATGTTGATTCTGCGCCACGTAGAGACTATTTAGGAAATGAATCGGCACATTTATTTGGATATCTTGGTGAAGTAACTTCCAAAGAACTTGATATTTTAAACTCCCAAGTTTCAAATTATCAATATCGTGTTGGTTCAATAATTGGCAAAACAGGAATAGAAAGAAAATATGAACGTTATCTTAGAGGAGGGGAAGGGCGCGAAGCATTATTGGTTGATGCTTTGGGGCGTTTGCAGGCAGATTCTTCTTTAGAAATCTCTATGAATTTAAGTAGACCTACGCAAAGAGGTAATGATGTTCATTTAACAATTGATTCTGACTTACAAAATGTGGCATCAGAAGCGTTTAGAAATAAAAATGGTGCAGTTTGTGCAATGGATCCAAATAATGGTGATATTTTAGTTTATTTGTCTAACCCAAATTATAAATTATCAATTTATCAAGATGGTTTAACGATGGAAGATTGGCAAACATTACGCTCTAATCCATTTAAGCCATTGTTAGATAAAGTAACAGGAGGAGCTTATCCTCCTGGGTCTACATACAAAATAATTGTTGCAATAGCTGCTCTAGAAGAAGGTGTTGTCACTCCAGATCGAAAATTCAATTGCCCTGGTTATTTTGTTTTGGGAAATGGTCGTTGGAAATGCTGGAAACACACGGGGCATGGTCCTGTTAATTTATCATCAGCATTAGAATTGAGCTGTGATGTTTATTTTTATAATATTGGCAACCTAATAGGAATTGATAGAATTTCAAAATGGGGTAGGCTTTTTGGGCTTGGCGAAAGAACAGGGCTTGACTTAAACATGGAACTTCCTGGAATTTCTCCATCTACAGAATGGAAACTGAGATCAAAAGGTTTGCCTTGGTTAAGTGGTGATACAATCAACGCTTCAATTGGCCAAGGATTTAATCTTTGTACTCCTATTCAGATTTTAAATGCATTTGCTGCAGTTGGAAACGGTGGCACATTATTTAAACCTCGATTTTTAAAAAAAATTGTTGATAGCAAAGGCAAAACAATTTTTGAAGAAAAACAAAATGTCATACGAAAAATTAAGTTAAATCCTGCAAATCTAGCTATTGTGAAAAAGGGATTGCAAGATGTTGTTGAAGGAACTAACGGAACAGCAAAAAGAGCAAAGGTAGAAGGGTTTACAGTATCAGGAAAAACAGGAACTGCTCAAACTTCTGCTCTAAAATTTACAAAAGGCGTAAGCCAGGATGATGTCGCCTTTAAAGCACTCGACCACGCATGGTTTGCTGCGTACAGTCCGAGTGATACTCCAGAAATTGTTGTCGTTGTTTTTAGTGAATACGATGGCGGTGGTGGAGGAGCCAATGCGGCTCCTATTGCACAGCAAATTATTGAAGCTTATTGGCGTAAGAAACATCCCGAAAAATTTACAAAAGCTTCAAAAAATATTAGCGTTTCTTCTCGATCAAACGAAAATCAAAGAGAGCAAATTAATATTAATGACGATGATGTTACAATTAAGAAAGAAAGAAATGATCAAAGCAATTTTAATGTGCCTGAAAATATGAGGTAA
- a CDS encoding crossover junction endodeoxyribonuclease RuvC translates to MLILGIDPGTRMAGYGLIEVSTVGKLKAIAAGAWQLNAKGELAQRLANLAIEFRRVVEAYHPSHLCLELSFLADNPRTALFLGHARGVILSEAYQSGLIISEISATSAKKIISGNGRADKLSIAKLMSAILGFEFKDLPFDATDALAIAYADAMRMRDSSFQAATSKSNSHSMQSHILEEWQNKSRRKKSNVTFKTLLKQKAL, encoded by the coding sequence GTGTTAATTCTTGGCATTGATCCAGGAACGCGAATGGCTGGCTATGGGCTAATTGAAGTTTCTACCGTTGGAAAGTTAAAAGCCATTGCAGCGGGAGCGTGGCAACTCAATGCAAAAGGAGAACTTGCTCAGCGTTTAGCAAATTTAGCGATCGAATTTAGAAGAGTTGTTGAGGCATACCATCCTTCTCATCTTTGTTTAGAGCTCTCTTTTTTAGCAGATAACCCAAGAACAGCGTTGTTTCTTGGGCACGCAAGAGGGGTTATCTTGTCGGAAGCGTATCAAAGTGGGCTCATTATTAGTGAAATTAGTGCAACGTCAGCCAAAAAAATAATTTCTGGAAATGGCAGAGCAGATAAATTGTCAATTGCGAAATTGATGAGTGCTATCCTGGGGTTTGAGTTTAAGGACTTGCCGTTTGATGCCACGGATGCGTTAGCCATTGCGTATGCAGATGCAATGCGGATGCGGGATTCTAGTTTTCAAGCAGCAACATCAAAATCAAATAGTCATTCAATGCAATCGCACATTCTTGAAGAATGGCAGAACAAAAGCCGTCGTAAAAAGTCAAATGTAACTTTTAAAACTTTGTTAAAACAAAAAGCGTTGTAA
- a CDS encoding NAD(+)/NADH kinase has product MQNDVDVYIIQKQTTLERYTKHNLKFNFYDYLIKDKQTPAPLQFAHNAHVKSRDILLKSLESLGLSYKLFHLEDLLKNTISYYDEEIVNSGLKPKRNLVISLGGDGTLLHASHHVGGDVCLLGINSCPEHSIGHLCPVIPDHIESALKCFINQEFHSKSLRRLKLNLSRKASLPLALNDVLLCNKHPAATSRYQLSVYNHAQNKEQLQEKQLSSGLWIATAAGSTAAIASYGFEQIALDSPTIHIAVREPYTPRHEKFSLEKGRLNGDENSITFFSRMRQGLVCVDGPDSCAHLGFGDTVQLSLPEKCSLKLILDFFGKVPTFPFDKHK; this is encoded by the coding sequence TTGCAAAATGATGTTGACGTTTATATTATTCAAAAGCAAACCACTTTGGAACGCTATACAAAACACAATTTAAAGTTTAATTTTTATGATTACCTCATTAAAGACAAACAAACTCCTGCGCCACTCCAATTTGCACACAATGCTCATGTAAAAAGCCGCGATATTTTGTTAAAATCCCTTGAATCACTGGGATTGTCTTACAAACTGTTCCATTTGGAAGATCTGTTAAAAAATACTATTTCATATTATGACGAAGAAATTGTAAATTCTGGATTAAAGCCCAAACGCAACCTTGTCATTTCACTTGGGGGAGATGGCACCCTGTTGCATGCAAGCCATCATGTTGGTGGCGACGTTTGCTTGCTTGGGATCAATTCATGCCCAGAACATTCTATTGGTCATCTTTGCCCTGTAATACCAGATCATATTGAAAGTGCGTTAAAGTGTTTTATCAACCAAGAATTTCATAGTAAGTCATTACGCCGTTTAAAACTGAACTTATCACGGAAGGCATCTCTTCCTTTAGCATTAAATGATGTTTTATTATGCAATAAACATCCTGCTGCGACCAGTCGCTATCAATTATCAGTTTATAATCATGCTCAAAATAAAGAACAGCTTCAGGAAAAACAACTCTCAAGCGGCCTTTGGATTGCAACCGCGGCAGGTAGCACAGCGGCCATCGCATCTTATGGTTTTGAGCAGATTGCACTTGATTCTCCAACAATTCACATTGCCGTTCGAGAACCCTACACACCACGACATGAAAAATTTAGCCTTGAAAAGGGGAGATTAAATGGCGATGAAAATTCAATCACATTTTTCTCAAGAATGCGCCAAGGCCTTGTTTGTGTTGATGGTCCTGACTCCTGTGCACACCTAGGATTTGGTGACACAGTTCAGCTCAGCTTGCCAGAAAAATGCTCACTCAAACTCATTCTCGACTTTTTTGGCAAAGTTCCGACCTTTCCATTTGATAAGCATAAATGA